One stretch of Paenibacillus sp. FSL R5-0341 DNA includes these proteins:
- a CDS encoding glycosyltransferase: MRKPRVLLLSEGFGTGHTQAAHALAHGIKKVSPHVHSRVIELGKFLNPTVAPLIFSAYRKTLSVQPKLVSLLYRTQYNKSLNGFTKLALHRIFYTQTAQVVSQLKPDAVICTHPFPNAVISRLKRQGLNIPLYTVVTDYDVHGTWINPEVNKYLVSTPQVKALLEIRGVDPSHIQITGIPVHPDFWEAGDKVKLREEMGLQNMPTALLMGGGWGLSFDEDHMKALTSWADRVQMVFCLGSNEKMIAKMKEMPCFQHPNIRILGYTREVSKLMDVSDVLITKPGGMTCTEALAKGLPMLFIPPLAGQEEENCEYFVQAGYGQVIHSADVITNRFRQLCEQASSQAESPLNVALNSGNRSAYDPTCCAQAVHDLLFPTTSEVTTTSVERFTAGITATSLSGTRMPF, encoded by the coding sequence ATGCGAAAACCAAGAGTGCTCTTATTATCGGAAGGATTCGGTACCGGTCACACTCAGGCCGCTCATGCGCTGGCACATGGTATCAAAAAAGTCAGTCCACATGTTCACAGTCGTGTCATTGAACTAGGCAAATTTTTAAACCCAACGGTGGCTCCGCTAATCTTTTCTGCATATCGAAAGACATTGTCGGTTCAACCCAAACTGGTCAGCCTGTTGTACCGTACCCAGTACAACAAATCATTAAACGGCTTTACCAAACTGGCGTTACACCGAATTTTCTATACACAGACGGCGCAGGTTGTATCCCAGCTGAAACCGGATGCGGTGATCTGTACCCATCCTTTTCCAAATGCAGTGATCTCCCGGCTCAAGCGCCAGGGTCTGAATATTCCACTCTATACCGTCGTGACGGATTATGATGTGCATGGAACATGGATTAATCCTGAAGTGAACAAATATCTGGTCTCTACCCCTCAGGTCAAAGCATTGCTTGAGATCCGGGGTGTCGATCCCTCTCACATTCAGATCACAGGAATTCCTGTGCATCCGGACTTCTGGGAAGCAGGCGACAAGGTGAAGCTGCGAGAAGAGATGGGGCTTCAGAACATGCCTACCGCGCTTCTCATGGGTGGAGGCTGGGGACTTTCTTTTGATGAGGATCATATGAAAGCTCTCACGTCCTGGGCAGATCGTGTGCAAATGGTCTTCTGTCTTGGAAGCAACGAGAAAATGATCGCGAAAATGAAGGAAATGCCTTGCTTTCAACACCCTAATATTCGCATCCTGGGATACACGCGGGAAGTAAGCAAACTGATGGATGTATCCGATGTGCTGATCACGAAGCCAGGTGGCATGACATGCACTGAAGCGCTAGCCAAGGGTCTACCGATGCTGTTTATCCCTCCGCTGGCAGGTCAAGAGGAAGAGAACTGTGAATACTTTGTACAAGCCGGATACGGTCAGGTCATTCACTCTGCCGACGTAATCACCAATCGTTTTAGACAATTATGCGAGCAGGCATCCTCTCAAGCTGAAAGCCCGCTGAACGTAGCCCTTAATTCAGGTAATCGTTCAGCCTATGATCCAACGTGTTGTGCACAAGCTGTCCATGACTTATTATTCCCGACAACATCCGAAGTCACAACAACGTCCGTGGAGCGCTTCACAGCCGGAATTACTGCCACGTCCTTGTCAGGTACCAGAATGCCATTCTGA